In Halosegnis marinus, one genomic interval encodes:
- a CDS encoding SOS response-associated peptidase, with protein sequence MCGRYSIFLPPDELAERFDVRVGDDYRAHYNASPSQSLPVVTNHDPDEVTHQRWGLIPSWADDDFSGLINARAETVAEKPAFADAYERRRCLVPADGYYEWVEREGGKQPYRITRADGEPFAMAGLWERWEPETTQTGLGDFGAGGPGGDDDPVETFTVVTTEANAFQSDYHHRMPVVLAPDEERAWLESPDTDLLDPYDGGMDAYPVSTRVNSPANDDPAVVEEVEG encoded by the coding sequence ATGTGTGGCCGCTACAGTATCTTCCTCCCGCCGGACGAGCTCGCCGAGCGCTTCGACGTGCGCGTCGGCGACGACTACCGGGCCCACTACAACGCCTCGCCGTCGCAGTCGCTCCCGGTCGTGACGAACCACGACCCCGACGAGGTGACCCACCAGCGGTGGGGCCTGATTCCCTCGTGGGCGGACGACGACTTCTCGGGGCTCATCAACGCCCGCGCCGAGACGGTCGCGGAGAAGCCGGCGTTCGCCGACGCCTACGAGCGCCGGCGCTGTCTCGTCCCCGCCGACGGCTACTACGAGTGGGTCGAGCGCGAGGGGGGCAAACAGCCGTACCGCATCACCCGCGCCGACGGCGAGCCGTTCGCCATGGCCGGCCTGTGGGAGCGGTGGGAGCCCGAGACGACCCAGACCGGCCTCGGCGACTTCGGCGCGGGCGGGCCGGGGGGCGACGACGACCCCGTCGAGACGTTCACCGTCGTCACGACCGAGGCGAACGCCTTCCAGTCCGACTACCACCACCGGATGCCCGTCGTCCTCGCGCCCGACGAGGAGCGCGCGTGGCTCGAATCGCCCGACACCGACCTCCTGGACCCGTACGACGGGGGGATGGACGCCTACCCCGTCTCGACGCGGGTGAACAGTCCCGCGAACGACGACCCCGCCGTCGTCGAGGAGGTCGAGGGTTAG
- a CDS encoding DsbA family protein — protein sequence MNRRRFLGSAALAGATTLAGCAGSGGGGDGSDGEPTGTPIDEHPAAADLDAQPMLGETTDTVIVAFEDPSCTLCRRFEENTYPRIVSDLVEPGEASFVYRGYPIIYPWGEPASAILEATYAADADAFWALKDRYYAAQGDFSTENVYEASRSFLDTETEVDAEAVVTAARDGEYDDAVALDVSAGEALNIGQTPEFYLFADGVYRTVVRGAQGYDVFATALGL from the coding sequence ATGAACAGACGGCGGTTCCTCGGGAGCGCGGCGCTCGCGGGCGCGACGACGCTCGCGGGCTGTGCGGGGTCCGGCGGCGGGGGCGACGGGAGCGACGGCGAACCGACCGGCACGCCCATCGACGAACACCCCGCGGCGGCCGACCTCGACGCCCAGCCGATGCTCGGCGAGACGACGGACACGGTCATCGTCGCCTTCGAGGACCCGTCGTGTACGCTGTGTCGTCGCTTCGAGGAGAACACCTACCCCCGCATCGTCTCGGACCTCGTCGAGCCGGGCGAGGCCTCGTTCGTCTACCGCGGCTACCCCATCATCTACCCGTGGGGGGAGCCGGCCTCGGCGATACTGGAGGCGACCTACGCCGCCGACGCGGACGCCTTCTGGGCGCTGAAGGACCGCTACTACGCCGCGCAGGGCGACTTCTCGACCGAGAACGTGTACGAGGCCTCGCGCTCCTTCCTCGACACGGAGACCGAGGTGGACGCCGAGGCCGTCGTGACCGCCGCGCGCGACGGGGAGTACGACGACGCCGTCGCGCTCGACGTCTCGGCCGGCGAGGCGCTGAACATCGGCCAGACGCCCGAGTTCTACCTGTTCGCCGACGGCGTCTACCGGACCGTGGTGCGCGGCGCACAGGGGTACGACGTGTTCGCGACGGCCCTGGGCCTGTGA